ACCACACAACGCTCACGATGCTGAGGACCCCACCGACTGCTGTGTCCATGCCCAGtccgatgccgaggccgcccaACCCAACCATTGGGAGGAGGCAGTACCCGAGCACACTGGCGGTGCGGTATGCATCGATTCCTGAGTCGCTcatgaggttgaggagggtgtAGATCGAGATGGTCCCCAGCAACCCGACGCCGTAGATGTAAGAAAACTGGGGCTTGCCCGACTACAGTGAGCGCTGGAGGTACGGTGACGCACGAGGAGTAACACGAATGCAAACGCAAAGCAGAAGACGAGCGGACCCGCCATGTCCGCGTCGTCCATAATGTGCGTGTCGATCTTGCCCAAAGGATTCAGAACAGTGAGCGACTTTTGCAGGATGTGTCCGGGATCAATGCCGAGTTCTGAGGTGAGCGCAAGGGTGCATAAAGAATGCGAGCTCAAAGTCTCGATCGTACAGCGGGCTCCTCAAATGGCTGGTTTCGCCTCTGCCGGGCGCCGCGACTCACCTTGCATCAAACTTGGCTcaccctcgaggccgccagTCCCAAATGCCTCCCACCATCTCCCCTCGCCACCGGTTGATATCCGCCCGCCCGCCATGTTCCCCATGTTCCCGCTCGCGTATCCTCCCCCGCCCATGGAGCCCATGGAACCCATTCCCCCACTCTGCTGGCTGGAATATCCGCCATAGTTCGACCCGCCCTGGTAGAACGCGAGCGGCTCGTTACCGCCagatgaggacgagtacTGGCCGTATGCGTTCTGGTTGAACATGGCCGGTGTCGgtcggtggaggtcgaaGTGGAGGGGGTGAGGAGCCAGGCCGTGGTGTGCCCTAGCGTATTCGTCGCGAGTTTCGGGATAGCTTCCAAGTAGGGGTCCGTTGCTAAcggtgaggaagagaaTGTGAGTGTTTGAGAGAAGGGGGGTGCAAGTGATGTTATGATGATTAGATTGCGTGGAGAGACGCATCTCATGTTGGCTGGAGTGACGTGTTGAACGCGTGGATTCAGGCACCAAAGCTACCTGTGCCACTTTAATTCTAACGCCGCGGCCTTTTTTCCACCTTGGCCCGAAGCCCTCCGGTGAGGCTCCAGGAAGGGGTGGTCATTCGTTCCGCTATACGTTGAGGCTACAGAGAGCTCATCGCTGCAACCTcacccctccccacctctACCGCCATGTccgccgcccgcctcctctcccgGGCCGTCCGCCCCGCGGTCGCCCCCCGCGTTCCGGTGTGTTCAACATCCACAGCGGCTGCGCGCTCGTTCCCACGTCCCCCGTCCTCCGCGTCAATTGCCCCGGCTCTCATTGGCCGAACCGCGCCCATCTTCGGGCGGCGCTGGAGCACGCCGATGCATCGCCGCGAGGGCATATTGGCATCGGCAGGGGACGGGGATAGGGCGCAATGCCCACGACATGCGTTGGAGCCGTAAGCTAACAACAGGCGCTCGcccgcgcgctcgcgacccCGGTCAAGACTTCCGACCCCATCACCAAGACCTCGACCCTCTCGAACGGTCTTTCAGTTGTCTCGGAGACCATCCCcggcgcctcgacctcgaccgtTGGTCTCTGGATCGACGCCGGCTCGCGCGCGGACGCCAGCAACGCTTCGGGCACTGCTCACTTCCTCGAGGTGTGTTGAATGATTCATCATGGGCCGACTTGGTTCGGGTACAGAGGAGAACGTGCATGGAGATGAGCAGTGGTCTCAGACAGTGGGCTCAGACGGACACGAATCCCCGCGCGATTCTGCCGGGGATAGATGATGTCGTTGTGCGCAGTATGTGGAGTTGTTGGCGCCACAGCTGTCAACCAACCTATCATCTGCCAACCATTTACGCACATCGCACCTCCACATTTCCCCGAAGCCAAAGATCAGCCTCGCTCCATGTCCACCGCGCTCGGCTAACGTCACAGCACCTCGCGTTCAAGGGCACCAAGTCGCGCTCGCAGAtgcagctcgagctcgaggttgagaaCCTCGGCGCTCACCTGAACGCGTACACCTCGCGCGAGCAGACCGTCTACTACGCCAAGGCGTTCAACAAGGACGTCCCTGCCGTTGTCAACATTCTTTCCGACATTCTCCAGAACTCCAAGCTTGACGAGTCGGCtatcgagcgcgagcgcgacgtcatcctccgcgagcaggaggaggttgacaagcagctcgaggaggtcgtctTCGACCACCTCCACGCTGTCGCCTTCCAGGGCTACGCTCTCGGCAACACCATCCTCGGCCCCAAGGACCACATCAACTCGATCTCCAAGTCTGACCTCTCTGGCTACATTGCCAAGAACTACACTGCCGACCGCATGGCCCTCGTCGGTGCCGGCTCGGTCTCGCAtgaggagctcgttgagctcgccaagcagcACTTTGCGGGCCTCCCCGTCTCGTCCAGCCCTATCCCCCTCGGCCAGTCCGCAGGCGAGCCGACCAAGTTCACTGGCTCCGAGGTCCGCATCCGTGACGACACCATGTCGACCTgcaacctcgccatcgctgTTGAAGGTGTCGGATGGCGCTCGGCCGACTACTGGCCAATGCTCGTCATGCAGTCCATCTTCGGCAACTGGGACCGCTCGCTCGGCGCCTCGCCCCTCCTCTCGTCCAAGCTGAGCCACATCATCTCGTCGaacaacctcgccaactcgTTCAtgtccttctcgacctcgtacTCGGACACTGGTCTCTGGGGCATCTACGCAGTCTCGGAGAACCTCATGAACCTTGACGACCTCACCCACTTCATCATGAAGGAGTGGCAGCGCATGTCCATcaaccccaccaccgctgaggttgagcgcgcAAAGTCCCAGCTCAAGgcctcgctcctccttggcctcgacggcaccaccgccatcgccgaggacatTGGTCGCCAGACCATCACCACCGGCAAGCGCTTCACTCCcaaggagattgagcgctacgtcaacgccgtcggcgtcgacgacatcaAGCGCTGCGCGCAGAAATACCTTTGGGACAAGGGTGAGTACCACGGTTTGCTCGTCTTTTATCACACTCGTCTTccccctcaacctcgccctcccccacaCTCAGCACAAcccccatccaccatccacTTTCCATGGCACACCGCGCTCCCAAACCCCACCGCATCATCCACTGACGCTCAGATTTCTCAATGTGTGCTCTGGGTAGAACCGAGGGCGTTCTGGATTATAGCCGGATGCGTGCGGACATGTCCTCGCTCACGTACTAGTGACGATGAGTGGAAAAACGTAGAAAGATGCAGTGGTGCTGCCCATCACCGCGTCGGGATCAGCATTTACTCGTGAGAACACGTGACGAAAATCCGTACTTTTGGTTCCATGTATTTTCCCGTTAACGGGAGCATGCTGAAAATGCCAATACACGAGGGTTCCACGAGGCCCGCACAGACCCTGTACCTGCGTACCTGGCGGCTGTGCGGAAGAATCGGTGACTGAATACTACAACTATGGCATCGCCAACGCAGCAGGTGACAAAGTCACTGAAGACGTGACTGCGACTCCTCCAACCACTAACAGTAGACACTCTTCCCAATCGCATCCAACACAAAGCTCTTGACAGCCATCAGCGTCGGCACCGTCCTAGCTCAACACAACCTCACATGGTCGACCAAACCAGGACAACAACACACCTACCGTAGAGCAAAAACGCCTCTTCCAATAGTCATTCTAACGCATCTGCGAAAGTATGGCGTTCCCGGGTGTTATGATTCACCTGGCATGGTACTCGGGCATCCCAGACACATTTTTGGGAGAGTATCGATGAGTATCAGGAGATTTCCAAAAACTGGCCCGTACGTATATGCGGACACCTGGAAACTGTTATACAGGGCCCAGAGCCCCATCTTTGCTCTTTGCACTCTCATCATAATGAGGAGCCGCTGAGTTCTTTACCTTCGCGTGAGAAGGAAGCAAATCCtccgccagcgcggcgTTGGCAAAGCCAGCCCTCTGGACCCTCGTACGTTTGATGACACTCTCAGACGCCTAGACAGCTTGGTGACAGAAGGAATAGAGTAGATGTATATGTGTGTTTTACTTTCGACGACGGACGATGGCGGATTGAGGATCAGGCCAAGCTACCCGCCAGACAATGGCTATTGGAGCATGATCTGACTCTGGTCGAGAAACTGGGCCCAACATAGCCCATTGCCATGTCAGCTTCCTTCTGAACTCTACACAGCCACGGAATGTACATTTTCGTGTATACACACATGCTacgtcgatgaggagggaCCGAGCTACTGTTCTTACATGGCAAAGCGGCTCATGATGATATCGGGCGTCACGCGAGCGtcgacatcctcgtcaGTGCGGAGCCACATGTCGATCTTGCCCTTGTACTTGTCGGCGTAGGTGGCCTCAAAGTCCTTGCGGGGGAAAAAGTAGCCAGCCCACGAGCCCGCACTGTGGCGCAGAAagcgagggaaggtgtCGTGGTACCGCTTCTTCCCGGTCAGTGCTGATACCCACGATCGAAAGCTCACCTGGACAGACGCCCAGAAGGCATCGTCGTGGGGCTCACGGTGGTCGTTGATGCTTCGACGGGCTGCGATGAcacgggcggcgagctcgagatcAAGCGGCGTGAAAAGAATGGGGCTCCAACGGCTTTCATCAGTAGGCAAGGCGAATGACATACCTCTTGAACATCTCAAAAAACGACTTCTCCTCGAGAGGAGGAGTCTGCTGGTTCCCACTAATGTAGCCACAGGGCTATGGAATCAGTTATGCGTTT
Above is a genomic segment from Cutaneotrichosporon cavernicola HIS019 DNA, chromosome: 1 containing:
- the MAS1 gene encoding uncharacterized protein (Insulinase (Peptidase family M16)), translated to MSAARLLSRAVRPAVAPRVPALARALATPVKTSDPITKTSTLSNGLSVVSETIPGASTSTVGLWIDAGSRADASNASGTAHFLEHLAFKGTKSRSQMQLELEVENLGAHLNAYTSREQTVYYAKAFNKDVPAVVNILSDILQNSKLDESAIERERDVILREQEEVDKQLEEVVFDHLHAVAFQGYALGNTILGPKDHINSISKSDLSGYIAKNYTADRMALVGAGSVSHEELVELAKQHFAGLPVSSSPIPLGQSAGEPTKFTGSEVRIRDDTMSTCNLAIAVEGVGWRSADYWPMLVMQSIFGNWDRSLGASPLLSSKLSHIISSNNLANSFMSFSTSYSDTGLWGIYAVSENLMNLDDLTHFIMKEWQRMSINPTTAEVERAKSQLKASLLLGLDGTTAIAEDIGRQTITTGKRFTPKEIERYVNAVGVDDIKRCAQKYLWDKDFSMCALGRTEGVLDYSRMRADMSSLTY
- a CDS encoding uncharacterized protein (Yip1-domain-containing protein) — its product is MFNQNAYGQYSSSSGGNEPLAFYQGGSNYGGYSSQQSGGMGSMGSMGGGGYASGNMGNMAGGRISTGGEGRWWEAFGTGGLEGEPSLMQELGIDPGHILQKSLTVLNPLGKIDTHIMDDADMAGPLVFCFAFAFVLLLSGKPQFSYIYGVGLLGTISIYTLLNLMSDSGIDAYRTASVLGYCLLPMVGLGGLGIGLGMDTAVGGVLSIVSVVWCTYAASTIFVAVLRMDRQRLLVAYPVGLFYGCFALLSIFQVAK